In a genomic window of Helianthus annuus cultivar XRQ/B chromosome 10, HanXRQr2.0-SUNRISE, whole genome shotgun sequence:
- the LOC110882180 gene encoding DExH-box ATP-dependent RNA helicase DExH5, mitochondrial-like, translating to MWLLWQRSGMKKGEFEGHLKDVTEKLIFGLFVMNRRGRAGRVQPGECYHLYPRCVYNAFAEYQLPEILRTPLQSLCLQIKSLKLGSISEFLSKALQSPKLLAVQNAIEYLKVSGALDESENLTVLGMQIFLCFVLNMNAACILDGHLRMMGAYLEFFMDPGLAKMYQSLRRELDKLIQCKLTNPRMDIHTHHELLSAIRLLLPEDKCNGKFVFDRQVLYKDSKPYIASVPAPAPPASRLESGPGGDNPKGQLQTLLMRAGCPAPTYRTTQLSDNQFRSICEFNGMQIMGHPCHNKKQAEKDAAAEALERLTGGNNISILAGDFLLFRAGCTLIATATINDLLA from the exons ATGTGGTTGTTATGGCAGAGGAGCGGGATGAAAAAGGGCGAGTTTGAAGGAC ATTTGAAAGATGTAACTGAGAAGTTAATTTTTGGGCTCTTTGTCATGAAT AGGCGAGGACGGGCGGGTCGTGTTCAACCCGGAGAGTGTTACCATCTATATCCTCGATGCGTCTATAACGCTTTCGCAGAGTATCAGTTGCCCGAAATACTAAGGACACCCTTGCAGTCGCTATGTCTTCAAATCAAAAGTTTAAAGCTTGGAAGTATATCCGAATTCTTATCTAAGGCTCTACAGTCACCCAAGTTATTAGCG GTCCAAAACGCTATCGAGTATCTCAAGGTTAGCGGTGCTTTAGATGAGAGTGAAAATCTAACTGTATTGGGTATGCAAATATTTCTATGCTTTGTTCTTAATATGAATGCAGCATGCATTTTG gATGGGCACTTGAGAATGATGGGAGCATACTTGGAGTTCTTTATGGACCCGGGATTAGCCAAAATGTATCAAAGTTTAAGACGGGAGCTTGACAAGTTAATTCAGTGTAAG TTAACGAATCCCAGAATGGACATACATACACACCACGAGCTTTTATCCGCCATACGGTTGCTTCTACCTGAAGATAAATGTAATGGCAAATTCGTATTCGACCGTCAGGTGTTGTATAAAGACTCAAAACCTTATATCGCATCCGTACCAGCGCCAGCACCACCAGCTTCGAGATTAGAAAGTGGACCAGGCGGTGACAATCCCAAAGGTCAGCTACAAACATTACTTATGAGAGCCGGGTGCCCTGCCCCAACCTACCGAACCACCCAACTGTCGGACAACCAGTTTCGGTCCATTTGTGAATTCAATGGGATGCAGATTATGGGGCACCCTTGCCACAACAAGAAACAGGCAGAAAAAGATGCTGCAGCCGAGGCTTTAGAACGGCTCACGGGTGGCAACAAT ATTTCAATATTGGCCGGGGATTTCTTGCTTTTTAGAGCTG GTTGTACATTAATAGCAACAGCAACTATCAATGATCTTTTGGCCTAG